The proteins below come from a single Malus sylvestris chromosome 3, drMalSylv7.2, whole genome shotgun sequence genomic window:
- the LOC126616075 gene encoding putative disease resistance RPP13-like protein 1 isoform X10: MALVGEALLSGSIQVLCEKIASGEFMAFFRARRLNHSLMDKLKVTLITLHAVLNDAEEKQIVNLAVGMWLDELKHAVFEAEDLVDEIDTEALRHEVKDQTKQTQVCNFLSTSRNPFNYEGMNGRIEELFQRLEHLAEQRNRLGLREGIGRMVSQRTPTTSVVEEGFCPYGRDKDKEKLKKLLLLSDNESSSNFSVVPIVGMGGVGKTTLAQLLYNDEQVKEHFDVHAWLCVTEQYDALRVLKTLIEQITEKSCDISDMNSLEIRPREQARDISDMNSLEIRLKEPVRREQVRDISDMNTLEIRLREQVRGKTFLFVLDDLWNESYDDWGRLRTLFTYGAKGSKVIVTTRSRRVASIVQNTIPIHDLEKLSDDDCWLLLAKHAFRNENSSAHPDLEEVGKKIAHKCNGLPLASKTLGGLLGCNLDYKEWNHILESNFWDLPHSNSVLPSLRLSYHYLPSYLKRCFAYCSIFPKGYELEKENVILLWVAEGLIPQSESGNTMEEVGERYFDELLSRSLFQRPRLDPPRFTMHDLINDLAMFVSGEFCFRLDLEHSQEAHKRVRHFSYMRGKFDTSSKFQPLDGVKYLHTFFPVSLAPYDKRDDQVYVSNKVQDDFLPAQKYLRVISLSRYQNINQLPNSIGNHIHLRYIDLSYTTIKKLPDTVCTLYNLQTLLLLGCSSLVKLPADMRKLIHLRHLDIGGTRIKKMPVHIGRLKSLRTLTAFVLGKSTGSSIGELRELSHLGGKISILNLQNVVGAIDALLKDKKDLNEVELAWGYDVSNDFVKKKHVLERLQPSVNLVKLTIRYYGGISFPSWVGDSSFSNLQVMRLSNCSNCSSLPPVGQLPALKELYVEGMKSVVSVGVELYGGNQPFQCLEKLEFTDMPEWEEWLPSPSGGESPDFPRLKELKLSKCPKLRGNLPTHLPSLKTLDVNWCEVLHESRASNTLNTEPLRVSLEELTLIYCPGLSLLLESTETLLSLQMLYIISVDIKWLPQMLPNSNRLQSLTLWRCSSLLSFPTNGLPTTLTSLRIQNCKKLEFLSREMMARLTSLQSLWIWESCDSLRSFPLGIFPKLSSLEIQDCQNLESLSVEGGADENLSHLNSLNAHPHRPSRFLDIWNQGSAGDVAQ; this comes from the exons ATGGCTTTGGTTGGAGAGGCTTTGCTCTCCGGTTCGATCCAGGTGCTGTGCGAAAAGATTGCTTCGGGAGAGTTCATGGCCTTCTTCCGGGCAAGAAGACTCAACCATTCACTCATGGACAAACTGAAGGTGACATTGATTACACTTCATGCAGTGCTCAACGACGCAGAGGAGAAGCAGATTGTCAACCTTGCCGTCGGGATGTGGCTTGACGAGCTCAAACATGCTGTGTTCGAAGCCGAGGACTTGGTGGATGAGATCGATACTGAAGCTTTGCGTCACGAGGTGAAAGATCAGACTAAGCAAACCCAGGTGTGCAACTTCCTCTCTACCTCTCGTAATCCTTTTAATTATGAGGGCATGAATGGTAGGATAGAGGAGTTATTTCAGAGGTTAGAACACCTTGCAGAACAGCGAAATCGCCTTGGTCTTAGAGAAGGTATTGGGCGCATGGTTTCACAAAGAACTCCCACAACTTCTGTAGTTGAGGAAGGATTCTGTCCCTATGGTAGGGATAAGgataaagaaaagttaaaaaaactaCTGCTGCTATCTGACAATGAAAGTAGCAGTAATTTTTCTGTAGTCCCAATAGTCGGGATGGGCGGGGTTGGTAAGACAACCCTTGCTCAACTTCTTTACAATGATGAACAAGTTAAAGAGCATTTTGACGTTCATGCTTGGCTTTGTGTAACCGAACAGTACGATGCTTTGAGGGTGCTTAAGACCCTTATTGAACAAATCACTGAGAAATCTTGTGATATCTCAGATATGAATTCCCTTGAAATTCGACCAAGGGAACAAGCAAGGGATATCTCAGATATGAATTCCCTTGAAATTCGACTAAAGGAACCAGTAAGGAGGGAACAAGTGAGGGATATCTCAGATATGAATACCCTTGAAATTCGACTAAGGGAGCAAGTAAGGGGAAAGACATTTTTATTTGTCCTAGATGACCTTTGGAATGAGAGCTATGATGACTGGGGTCGTCTACGAACTCTTTTCACTTATGGGGCGAAGGGAAGTAAGGTCATTGTAACAACAAGGAGTAGACGTGTTGCATCCATCGTGCAGAATACTATTCCAATTCATGACTTGGAAAAATTGTCGGACGATGATTGCTGGTTGTTACTGGCAAAACATGCATTTAGAAATGAAAACTCTAGTGCACATCCAGACTTGGAAGAAGTTGGTAAGAAAATTGCACACAAGTGCAACGGTTTGCCTTTAGCTTCAAAAACACTAGGGGGTCTCTTAGGTTGCAACCTAGACTACAAGGAATGGAATCACATATTGGAGAGCAATTTTTGGGATCTACCACACAGTAATAGTGTTCTTCCTTCTCTAAGATTGAGTTACCATTATCTTCCAAGTTACTTGAAACGATGCTTTGCTTATTGCTCAATTTTTCCAAAGGGCTATGAATTGGAAAAGGAAAATGTAATTCTACTATGGGTGGCAGAAGGTTTAATTCCACAATCAGAGAGTGGGAATACAATGGAGGAGGTTGGTGAAAGATACTTTGACGAACTGTTATCTCGATCACTGTTTCAAAGACCAAGATTGGATCCACCAAGATTCACTATGCATGATCTCATCAATGACTTGGCTATGTTTGTGTCTGGAGAGTTTTGTTTTAGGTTGGATCTGGAACATTCACAGGAAGCTCATAAAAGAGTTCGCCACTTCTCGTATATGAGAGGAAAATTTGATACATCTTCAAAATTTCAGCCATTAGATGGAGTGAAGTATTTGCACACATTCTTTCCGGTGTCTTTAGCACCATATGACAAAAGGGATGACCAAGTATATGTAAGCAATAAGGTTCAAGATGATTTTCTGCCTGCACAAAAATATTTACGGGTAATATCATTGTCTAGGTATCAAAATATCAATCAGTTACCTAATTCCATTGGTAATCACATACACTTGCGCTACATCGATCTCTCTTATACGACAATTAAAAAGTTACCAGATACAGTGTGTACCCTCTACAATTTACAAACACTGTTGTTGTTAGGTTGTTCTTCTCTTGTTAAACTGCCTGCAGACATGAGGAAATTAATTCATTTGCGTCATCTTGATATTGGCGGAACTCGCATAAAAAAAATGCCTGTGCATATAGGTAGATTAAAAAGCCTGAGAACACTGACAGCTTTTGTGTTGGGGAAATCTACTGGGTCAAGCATTGGAGAACTGAGGGAGTTGTCGCACCTTGGAGGAAAAATTTCTATCTTGAATCTACAAAATGTAGTCGGTGCTATTGATGCCTTGCTGAAGGATAAGAAAGATCTCAATGAGGTAGAGTTGGCATGGGGTTATGATGTTTCcaatgattttgtgaaaaagaaACATGTGCTCGAAAGACTTCAACCTTCGGTAAATTTGGTGAAACTAACCATCAGGTATTATGGCGGAATCAGTTTCCCAAGTTGGGTGGGAGACTCGTCCTTCTCCAACTTACAAGTGATGCGTCTCAGTAATTGTAGTAATTGCAGTTCATTGCCACCAGTTGGTCAGCTACCAGCTCTCAAAGAGTTGTATGTAGAAGGGATGAAATCAGTTGTGAGTGTTGGTGTTGAGTTGTAcgggggaaatcaaccatttcaATGTTTAGAGAAGCTAGAGTTTACGGACATGCCAGAGTGGGAGGAATGGCTGCCTAGTCCAAGTGGAGGTGAAAGTCCAGACTTTCCTCGTCTTAAGGAGTTGAAATTATCCAAGTGTCCGAAGCTGAGAGGAAACTTGCCCACTCATCTTCCTTCCTTGAAAACACTTGATGTCAACTGGTGTGAGGTTCTACATGAAAGCAGGGCCAGTAATACCCTGAACACGGAACCCTTACGAGTATCTCTTGAAGAACTGACACTAATTTATTGCCCAGGTCTCTCATTGTTACTAGAGTCGACGGAGACGCTGCTGTCGCTTCAGATGCTTTATATTATTTCTGTTGATATTAAGTGGTTGCCGCAAATGCTGCCCAACAGCAATCGTCTTCAAAGTTTGACTTTATGGAGATGTTCCTCACTCTTGTCGTTCCCTACAAATGGTCTGCCCACCACGCTGACGTCACTCCGCATACAAAATTGCAAGAAATTAGAATTCCTATCACGTGAGATGATGGCCAGATTGACTTCCCTTCAGTCTTTGTGGATATGGGAGAGCTGTGATTCTCTGAGGTCGTTCCCTTTGGGCATTTTCCCCAAACTTTCATCTCTTGAAATACAGGATTGTCAGAATCTGGAATCCCTTTCTGTGGAAGGAGGAGCAGATGAAAATCTCAGCCATCTCAACTCCCT GAATGCACACCCTCACCGCCCTTCAAGATTTTTGGATATATG GAACCAAGGATCTGCTGGAGACGTTGCTCAATGA
- the LOC126616075 gene encoding putative disease resistance RPP13-like protein 1 isoform X9 translates to MALVGEALLSGSIQVLCEKIASGEFMAFFRARRLNHSLMDKLKVTLITLHAVLNDAEEKQIVNLAVGMWLDELKHAVFEAEDLVDEIDTEALRHEVKDQTKQTQVCNFLSTSRNPFNYEGMNGRIEELFQRLEHLAEQRNRLGLREGIGRMVSQRTPTTSVVEEGFCPYGRDKDKEKLKKLLLLSDNESSSNFSVVPIVGMGGVGKTTLAQLLYNDEQVKEHFDVHAWLCVTEQYDALRVLKTLIEQITEKSCDISDMNSLEIRPREQARDISDMNSLEIRLKEPVRREQVRDISDMNTLEIRLREQVRGKTFLFVLDDLWNESYDDWGRLRTLFTYGAKGSKVIVTTRSRRVASIVQNTIPIHDLEKLSDDDCWLLLAKHAFRNENSSAHPDLEEVGKKIAHKCNGLPLASKTLGGLLGCNLDYKEWNHILESNFWDLPHSNSVLPSLRLSYHYLPSYLKRCFAYCSIFPKGYELEKENVILLWVAEGLIPQSESGNTMEEVGERYFDELLSRSLFQRPRLDPPRFTMHDLINDLAMFVSGEFCFRLDLEHSQEAHKRVRHFSYMRGKFDTSSKFQPLDGVKYLHTFFPVSLAPYDKRDDQVYVSNKVQDDFLPAQKYLRVISLSRYQNINQLPNSIGNHIHLRYIDLSYTTIKKLPDTVCTLYNLQTLLLLGCSSLVKLPADMRKLIHLRHLDIGGTRIKKMPVHIGRLKSLRTLTAFVLGKSTGSSIGELRELSHLGGKISILNLQNVVGAIDALLKDKKDLNEVELAWGYDVSNDFVKKKHVLERLQPSVNLVKLTIRYYGGISFPSWVGDSSFSNLQVMRLSNCSNCSSLPPVGQLPALKELYVEGMKSVVSVGVELYGGNQPFQCLEKLEFTDMPEWEEWLPSPSGGESPDFPRLKELKLSKCPKLRGNLPTHLPSLKTLDVNWCEVLHESRASNTLNTEPLRVSLEELTLIYCPGLSLLLESTETLLSLQMLYIISVDIKWLPQMLPNSNRLQSLTLWRCSSLLSFPTNGLPTTLTSLRIQNCKKLEFLSREMMARLTSLQSLWIWESCDSLRSFPLGIFPKLSSLEIQDCQNLESLSVEGGADENLSHLNSLNAHPHRPSRFLDIWKQGSGGDVAQ, encoded by the exons ATGGCTTTGGTTGGAGAGGCTTTGCTCTCCGGTTCGATCCAGGTGCTGTGCGAAAAGATTGCTTCGGGAGAGTTCATGGCCTTCTTCCGGGCAAGAAGACTCAACCATTCACTCATGGACAAACTGAAGGTGACATTGATTACACTTCATGCAGTGCTCAACGACGCAGAGGAGAAGCAGATTGTCAACCTTGCCGTCGGGATGTGGCTTGACGAGCTCAAACATGCTGTGTTCGAAGCCGAGGACTTGGTGGATGAGATCGATACTGAAGCTTTGCGTCACGAGGTGAAAGATCAGACTAAGCAAACCCAGGTGTGCAACTTCCTCTCTACCTCTCGTAATCCTTTTAATTATGAGGGCATGAATGGTAGGATAGAGGAGTTATTTCAGAGGTTAGAACACCTTGCAGAACAGCGAAATCGCCTTGGTCTTAGAGAAGGTATTGGGCGCATGGTTTCACAAAGAACTCCCACAACTTCTGTAGTTGAGGAAGGATTCTGTCCCTATGGTAGGGATAAGgataaagaaaagttaaaaaaactaCTGCTGCTATCTGACAATGAAAGTAGCAGTAATTTTTCTGTAGTCCCAATAGTCGGGATGGGCGGGGTTGGTAAGACAACCCTTGCTCAACTTCTTTACAATGATGAACAAGTTAAAGAGCATTTTGACGTTCATGCTTGGCTTTGTGTAACCGAACAGTACGATGCTTTGAGGGTGCTTAAGACCCTTATTGAACAAATCACTGAGAAATCTTGTGATATCTCAGATATGAATTCCCTTGAAATTCGACCAAGGGAACAAGCAAGGGATATCTCAGATATGAATTCCCTTGAAATTCGACTAAAGGAACCAGTAAGGAGGGAACAAGTGAGGGATATCTCAGATATGAATACCCTTGAAATTCGACTAAGGGAGCAAGTAAGGGGAAAGACATTTTTATTTGTCCTAGATGACCTTTGGAATGAGAGCTATGATGACTGGGGTCGTCTACGAACTCTTTTCACTTATGGGGCGAAGGGAAGTAAGGTCATTGTAACAACAAGGAGTAGACGTGTTGCATCCATCGTGCAGAATACTATTCCAATTCATGACTTGGAAAAATTGTCGGACGATGATTGCTGGTTGTTACTGGCAAAACATGCATTTAGAAATGAAAACTCTAGTGCACATCCAGACTTGGAAGAAGTTGGTAAGAAAATTGCACACAAGTGCAACGGTTTGCCTTTAGCTTCAAAAACACTAGGGGGTCTCTTAGGTTGCAACCTAGACTACAAGGAATGGAATCACATATTGGAGAGCAATTTTTGGGATCTACCACACAGTAATAGTGTTCTTCCTTCTCTAAGATTGAGTTACCATTATCTTCCAAGTTACTTGAAACGATGCTTTGCTTATTGCTCAATTTTTCCAAAGGGCTATGAATTGGAAAAGGAAAATGTAATTCTACTATGGGTGGCAGAAGGTTTAATTCCACAATCAGAGAGTGGGAATACAATGGAGGAGGTTGGTGAAAGATACTTTGACGAACTGTTATCTCGATCACTGTTTCAAAGACCAAGATTGGATCCACCAAGATTCACTATGCATGATCTCATCAATGACTTGGCTATGTTTGTGTCTGGAGAGTTTTGTTTTAGGTTGGATCTGGAACATTCACAGGAAGCTCATAAAAGAGTTCGCCACTTCTCGTATATGAGAGGAAAATTTGATACATCTTCAAAATTTCAGCCATTAGATGGAGTGAAGTATTTGCACACATTCTTTCCGGTGTCTTTAGCACCATATGACAAAAGGGATGACCAAGTATATGTAAGCAATAAGGTTCAAGATGATTTTCTGCCTGCACAAAAATATTTACGGGTAATATCATTGTCTAGGTATCAAAATATCAATCAGTTACCTAATTCCATTGGTAATCACATACACTTGCGCTACATCGATCTCTCTTATACGACAATTAAAAAGTTACCAGATACAGTGTGTACCCTCTACAATTTACAAACACTGTTGTTGTTAGGTTGTTCTTCTCTTGTTAAACTGCCTGCAGACATGAGGAAATTAATTCATTTGCGTCATCTTGATATTGGCGGAACTCGCATAAAAAAAATGCCTGTGCATATAGGTAGATTAAAAAGCCTGAGAACACTGACAGCTTTTGTGTTGGGGAAATCTACTGGGTCAAGCATTGGAGAACTGAGGGAGTTGTCGCACCTTGGAGGAAAAATTTCTATCTTGAATCTACAAAATGTAGTCGGTGCTATTGATGCCTTGCTGAAGGATAAGAAAGATCTCAATGAGGTAGAGTTGGCATGGGGTTATGATGTTTCcaatgattttgtgaaaaagaaACATGTGCTCGAAAGACTTCAACCTTCGGTAAATTTGGTGAAACTAACCATCAGGTATTATGGCGGAATCAGTTTCCCAAGTTGGGTGGGAGACTCGTCCTTCTCCAACTTACAAGTGATGCGTCTCAGTAATTGTAGTAATTGCAGTTCATTGCCACCAGTTGGTCAGCTACCAGCTCTCAAAGAGTTGTATGTAGAAGGGATGAAATCAGTTGTGAGTGTTGGTGTTGAGTTGTAcgggggaaatcaaccatttcaATGTTTAGAGAAGCTAGAGTTTACGGACATGCCAGAGTGGGAGGAATGGCTGCCTAGTCCAAGTGGAGGTGAAAGTCCAGACTTTCCTCGTCTTAAGGAGTTGAAATTATCCAAGTGTCCGAAGCTGAGAGGAAACTTGCCCACTCATCTTCCTTCCTTGAAAACACTTGATGTCAACTGGTGTGAGGTTCTACATGAAAGCAGGGCCAGTAATACCCTGAACACGGAACCCTTACGAGTATCTCTTGAAGAACTGACACTAATTTATTGCCCAGGTCTCTCATTGTTACTAGAGTCGACGGAGACGCTGCTGTCGCTTCAGATGCTTTATATTATTTCTGTTGATATTAAGTGGTTGCCGCAAATGCTGCCCAACAGCAATCGTCTTCAAAGTTTGACTTTATGGAGATGTTCCTCACTCTTGTCGTTCCCTACAAATGGTCTGCCCACCACGCTGACGTCACTCCGCATACAAAATTGCAAGAAATTAGAATTCCTATCACGTGAGATGATGGCCAGATTGACTTCCCTTCAGTCTTTGTGGATATGGGAGAGCTGTGATTCTCTGAGGTCGTTCCCTTTGGGCATTTTCCCCAAACTTTCATCTCTTGAAATACAGGATTGTCAGAATCTGGAATCCCTTTCTGTGGAAGGAGGAGCAGATGAAAATCTCAGCCATCTCAACTCCCT GAATGCACACCCTCACCGCCCTTCAAGATTTTTGGATATATG GAAACAAGGATCTGGTGGAGACGTTGCTCAATGA
- the LOC126616075 gene encoding putative disease resistance RPP13-like protein 1 isoform X2, producing MALVGEALLSGSIQVLCEKIASGEFMAFFRARRLNHSLMDKLKVTLITLHAVLNDAEEKQIVNLAVGMWLDELKHAVFEAEDLVDEIDTEALRHEVKDQTKQTQVCNFLSTSRNPFNYEGMNGRIEELFQRLEHLAEQRNRLGLREGIGRMVSQRTPTTSVVEEGFCPYGRDKDKEKLKKLLLLSDNESSSNFSVVPIVGMGGVGKTTLAQLLYNDEQVKEHFDVHAWLCVTEQYDALRVLKTLIEQITEKSCDISDMNSLEIRPREQARDISDMNSLEIRLKEPVRREQVRDISDMNTLEIRLREQVRGKTFLFVLDDLWNESYDDWGRLRTLFTYGAKGSKVIVTTRSRRVASIVQNTIPIHDLEKLSDDDCWLLLAKHAFRNENSSAHPDLEEVGKKIAHKCNGLPLASKTLGGLLGCNLDYKEWNHILESNFWDLPHSNSVLPSLRLSYHYLPSYLKRCFAYCSIFPKGYELEKENVILLWVAEGLIPQSESGNTMEEVGERYFDELLSRSLFQRPRLDPPRFTMHDLINDLAMFVSGEFCFRLDLEHSQEAHKRVRHFSYMRGKFDTSSKFQPLDGVKYLHTFFPVSLAPYDKRDDQVYVSNKVQDDFLPAQKYLRVISLSRYQNINQLPNSIGNHIHLRYIDLSYTTIKKLPDTVCTLYNLQTLLLLGCSSLVKLPADMRKLIHLRHLDIGGTRIKKMPVHIGRLKSLRTLTAFVLGKSTGSSIGELRELSHLGGKISILNLQNVVGAIDALLKDKKDLNEVELAWGYDVSNDFVKKKHVLERLQPSVNLVKLTIRYYGGISFPSWVGDSSFSNLQVMRLSNCSNCSSLPPVGQLPALKELYVEGMKSVVSVGVELYGGNQPFQCLEKLEFTDMPEWEEWLPSPSGGESPDFPRLKELKLSKCPKLRGNLPTHLPSLKTLDVNWCEVLHESRASNTLNTEPLRVSLEELTLIYCPGLSLLLESTETLLSLQMLYIISVDIKWLPQMLPNSNRLQSLTLWRCSSLLSFPTNGLPTTLTSLRIQNCKKLEFLSREMMARLTSLQSLWIWESCDSLRSFPLGIFPKLSSLEIQDCQNLESLSVEGGADENLSHLNSLDIMGCRNLVSFPDGGLPTPNLTSLKVMRCENLKLLPDRMHTLTALQDFWIYGLPNVVSFAQWGLPPNLQSFGIVRASVEWGLQGLVSLRQFRIEGNKDLVETLLNEQLLPATLHTLQILFVSNLKSLDGKGLEHLTSLQHLEITCCESLKFLPKEGFPASLSYLKIRGCPSLKKRYLKKRYENIARIPCIDIDGEVNIL from the exons ATGGCTTTGGTTGGAGAGGCTTTGCTCTCCGGTTCGATCCAGGTGCTGTGCGAAAAGATTGCTTCGGGAGAGTTCATGGCCTTCTTCCGGGCAAGAAGACTCAACCATTCACTCATGGACAAACTGAAGGTGACATTGATTACACTTCATGCAGTGCTCAACGACGCAGAGGAGAAGCAGATTGTCAACCTTGCCGTCGGGATGTGGCTTGACGAGCTCAAACATGCTGTGTTCGAAGCCGAGGACTTGGTGGATGAGATCGATACTGAAGCTTTGCGTCACGAGGTGAAAGATCAGACTAAGCAAACCCAGGTGTGCAACTTCCTCTCTACCTCTCGTAATCCTTTTAATTATGAGGGCATGAATGGTAGGATAGAGGAGTTATTTCAGAGGTTAGAACACCTTGCAGAACAGCGAAATCGCCTTGGTCTTAGAGAAGGTATTGGGCGCATGGTTTCACAAAGAACTCCCACAACTTCTGTAGTTGAGGAAGGATTCTGTCCCTATGGTAGGGATAAGgataaagaaaagttaaaaaaactaCTGCTGCTATCTGACAATGAAAGTAGCAGTAATTTTTCTGTAGTCCCAATAGTCGGGATGGGCGGGGTTGGTAAGACAACCCTTGCTCAACTTCTTTACAATGATGAACAAGTTAAAGAGCATTTTGACGTTCATGCTTGGCTTTGTGTAACCGAACAGTACGATGCTTTGAGGGTGCTTAAGACCCTTATTGAACAAATCACTGAGAAATCTTGTGATATCTCAGATATGAATTCCCTTGAAATTCGACCAAGGGAACAAGCAAGGGATATCTCAGATATGAATTCCCTTGAAATTCGACTAAAGGAACCAGTAAGGAGGGAACAAGTGAGGGATATCTCAGATATGAATACCCTTGAAATTCGACTAAGGGAGCAAGTAAGGGGAAAGACATTTTTATTTGTCCTAGATGACCTTTGGAATGAGAGCTATGATGACTGGGGTCGTCTACGAACTCTTTTCACTTATGGGGCGAAGGGAAGTAAGGTCATTGTAACAACAAGGAGTAGACGTGTTGCATCCATCGTGCAGAATACTATTCCAATTCATGACTTGGAAAAATTGTCGGACGATGATTGCTGGTTGTTACTGGCAAAACATGCATTTAGAAATGAAAACTCTAGTGCACATCCAGACTTGGAAGAAGTTGGTAAGAAAATTGCACACAAGTGCAACGGTTTGCCTTTAGCTTCAAAAACACTAGGGGGTCTCTTAGGTTGCAACCTAGACTACAAGGAATGGAATCACATATTGGAGAGCAATTTTTGGGATCTACCACACAGTAATAGTGTTCTTCCTTCTCTAAGATTGAGTTACCATTATCTTCCAAGTTACTTGAAACGATGCTTTGCTTATTGCTCAATTTTTCCAAAGGGCTATGAATTGGAAAAGGAAAATGTAATTCTACTATGGGTGGCAGAAGGTTTAATTCCACAATCAGAGAGTGGGAATACAATGGAGGAGGTTGGTGAAAGATACTTTGACGAACTGTTATCTCGATCACTGTTTCAAAGACCAAGATTGGATCCACCAAGATTCACTATGCATGATCTCATCAATGACTTGGCTATGTTTGTGTCTGGAGAGTTTTGTTTTAGGTTGGATCTGGAACATTCACAGGAAGCTCATAAAAGAGTTCGCCACTTCTCGTATATGAGAGGAAAATTTGATACATCTTCAAAATTTCAGCCATTAGATGGAGTGAAGTATTTGCACACATTCTTTCCGGTGTCTTTAGCACCATATGACAAAAGGGATGACCAAGTATATGTAAGCAATAAGGTTCAAGATGATTTTCTGCCTGCACAAAAATATTTACGGGTAATATCATTGTCTAGGTATCAAAATATCAATCAGTTACCTAATTCCATTGGTAATCACATACACTTGCGCTACATCGATCTCTCTTATACGACAATTAAAAAGTTACCAGATACAGTGTGTACCCTCTACAATTTACAAACACTGTTGTTGTTAGGTTGTTCTTCTCTTGTTAAACTGCCTGCAGACATGAGGAAATTAATTCATTTGCGTCATCTTGATATTGGCGGAACTCGCATAAAAAAAATGCCTGTGCATATAGGTAGATTAAAAAGCCTGAGAACACTGACAGCTTTTGTGTTGGGGAAATCTACTGGGTCAAGCATTGGAGAACTGAGGGAGTTGTCGCACCTTGGAGGAAAAATTTCTATCTTGAATCTACAAAATGTAGTCGGTGCTATTGATGCCTTGCTGAAGGATAAGAAAGATCTCAATGAGGTAGAGTTGGCATGGGGTTATGATGTTTCcaatgattttgtgaaaaagaaACATGTGCTCGAAAGACTTCAACCTTCGGTAAATTTGGTGAAACTAACCATCAGGTATTATGGCGGAATCAGTTTCCCAAGTTGGGTGGGAGACTCGTCCTTCTCCAACTTACAAGTGATGCGTCTCAGTAATTGTAGTAATTGCAGTTCATTGCCACCAGTTGGTCAGCTACCAGCTCTCAAAGAGTTGTATGTAGAAGGGATGAAATCAGTTGTGAGTGTTGGTGTTGAGTTGTAcgggggaaatcaaccatttcaATGTTTAGAGAAGCTAGAGTTTACGGACATGCCAGAGTGGGAGGAATGGCTGCCTAGTCCAAGTGGAGGTGAAAGTCCAGACTTTCCTCGTCTTAAGGAGTTGAAATTATCCAAGTGTCCGAAGCTGAGAGGAAACTTGCCCACTCATCTTCCTTCCTTGAAAACACTTGATGTCAACTGGTGTGAGGTTCTACATGAAAGCAGGGCCAGTAATACCCTGAACACGGAACCCTTACGAGTATCTCTTGAAGAACTGACACTAATTTATTGCCCAGGTCTCTCATTGTTACTAGAGTCGACGGAGACGCTGCTGTCGCTTCAGATGCTTTATATTATTTCTGTTGATATTAAGTGGTTGCCGCAAATGCTGCCCAACAGCAATCGTCTTCAAAGTTTGACTTTATGGAGATGTTCCTCACTCTTGTCGTTCCCTACAAATGGTCTGCCCACCACGCTGACGTCACTCCGCATACAAAATTGCAAGAAATTAGAATTCCTATCACGTGAGATGATGGCCAGATTGACTTCCCTTCAGTCTTTGTGGATATGGGAGAGCTGTGATTCTCTGAGGTCGTTCCCTTTGGGCATTTTCCCCAAACTTTCATCTCTTGAAATACAGGATTGTCAGAATCTGGAATCCCTTTCTGTGGAAGGAGGAGCAGATGAAAATCTCAGCCATCTCAACTCCCTGGATATTATGGGATGTCGAAATCTTGTCTCTTTTCCCGACGGGGGATTGCCCACTCCCAACCTCACTTCCTTGAAAGTCATGAGATGCGAGAATTTGAAGTTGTTGCCGGACCGAATGCACACCCTCACCGCCCTTCAAGATTTTTGGATATATGGTCTTCCAAATGTGGTGTCATTTGCACAATGGGGTTTGCCTCCCAACCTACAATCATTTGGGATTGTAAGGGCTTCAGTGGAATGGGGATTGCAAGGGCTTGTCTCTCTTCGACAATTTCGGATCGAAGGAAACAAGGATCTGGTGGAGACGTTGCTCAATGAACAGCTGCTCCCTGCCACTCTTCACACTCTCCAAATCTTGTTTGTATCGAATCTGAAATCTTTGGACGGAAAGGGACTTGAGCACCTCACTTCTCTTCAACACCTAGAAATTACATGTTGCGAGAGTCTCAAATTCCTGCCAAAAGAGGGTTTTCCGGCATCTCTTTCTTATCTGAAGATCCGGGGTTGTCCTTCTCTGAAGAAGAG GTATCTGAAGAAGAGGTATGAGAACATAGCTCGCATTCCTTGCATAGATATAGATGGAGAAGTCAACATCTTGTGA